In one Solanum dulcamara chromosome 1, daSolDulc1.2, whole genome shotgun sequence genomic region, the following are encoded:
- the LOC129901629 gene encoding protein S-acyltransferase 8-like, producing the protein MAKQPKRVYQSWKANNKFLLGGRLIFGPDAKSLIITFTLILVPVVLFCVFVARNLVLELQRESAGYAILVITIVFTIYVFILLLSTSAKDPGIVPRNSHPPEEVLGYDSSASGEAGSRPLPRTKEVLVNGLPVRVKYCETCMLYRPPRCSHCSVCDNCVERFDHHCPWVGQCIGKRNYRCFFLFVSSTALLCVFVFSISALYLKFLMDDSGTLWKAIKESPASAALMAYCFIALWFVGGLTGFHLYLIGTNQTTYENFRYKGDNRVYNRGCITNFLQLFCSRIEPSKINFRGYVQEGLSKPHKSNIQETDITISDGDTRIKVEDDLDIGDDIMKISQRRNSEEVGDVRGRGSDRSPIGRSEVDFGFGLESQFSSRPSY; encoded by the exons ATGGCCAAACAGCCTAAGCGCGTGTACCAGTCTTGGAAGGCCAACAAT AAATTCTTGCTTGGAGGGAGGCTAATATTTGGACCAGATGCTAAGTCATTGATTATTACCTTCACTCTCATCCTTGTCCCTGTTGTTCTATTTTGTGTATTTGTGGCAAGAAATCTCGTGCTTGAACTCCAACGAGAAAGTGCAGGATATGCAATTTTGGTGATAACGATTGTCTTCACAATTTAT GTCTTTATACTTCTACTCTCAACATCAGCAAAGGATCCTGGCATTGTCCCTCGTAATTCTCATCCTCCAGAGGAAGTTCTAGGGTATGATTCTTCAGCTTCTGGTGAAGCTGGCAGTAGACCTTTGCCTCGCACCAAAGAAGTCCTTGTGAATGGTTTGCCTGTACGTGTTAAATATTGTGAAACGTGCATGTTATACCGTCCACCAAGATGCTCTCATTGCTCGGTATGTGATAATTGTGTGGAGCGATTTGATCACCATTGCCCTTGGGTGGGTCAATGCATCGGGAAG CGGAACTATCGTTgcttctttctctttgtttcttCAACAGCCCTCCTTTGTGTTTTCGTCTTTTCCATATCGGCTTTGTATCTGAAATTTCTTATGGATGATTCTGGAACTCTTTGGAAAGCTATCAAAGAATCACCGGCATCTGCGGCATTGATGGCTTATTGTTTTATTGCACTGTGGTTTGTTGGAGGTCTTACTGGCTTCCATTTGTATCTCATTGGTACAAATCAG ACCACATATGAGAACTTCCGTTATAAGGGAGACAACAGAGTGTATAACCGGGGATGCATAACAAACTTTCTTCAACTATTCTGCTCAAGGATAGAACCTTCAAAAATCAATTTTCGCGGCTATGTACAGGAAGGGTTGTCAAAGCCTCATAAGAGTAACATTCAAGAAACAGATATAACTATATCTGATGGGGATACACGAATTAAGGTGGAAGACGATCTTGATATTGGAGATGATATTATGAAGATATCCCAACGCCGTAACTCTGAGGAAGTTGGTGATGTTAGAGGTAGAGGAAGTGACAGGTCGCCAATTGGTCGTTCTGAGGTTGATTTTGGATTTGGTCTGGAGTCTCAGTTTTCCTCCAGACCCTCATACTAG